In one window of Pseudomonas chlororaphis subsp. chlororaphis DNA:
- the msrA gene encoding peptide-methionine (S)-S-oxide reductase MsrA — protein MVLRSEILVNKNVLPTKEQALPGRETPMTVPAEHFVNGNPLLGPFPGNVEFAIFGLGCFWGAERKFWQREGVFSTSVGYAGGFTPNPTYEEVCSGLTGHSEVVLVVYEPEKVSYQELLAMFWELHNPTQGMRQGNDIGTQYRSVIYATNPTQLEQAKASEKVFQAELTKAGLGAITTEIEEAPTFYYAEAYHQQYLAKNPEGYCGIGGTGVTCPI, from the coding sequence ATGGTTCTGCGCTCGGAAATTCTGGTGAACAAAAACGTGCTACCTACCAAAGAACAAGCCCTGCCTGGCCGCGAAACCCCGATGACCGTGCCAGCCGAACACTTCGTCAACGGCAACCCGCTGCTGGGCCCGTTCCCGGGCAACGTGGAATTCGCCATCTTCGGCCTGGGTTGCTTCTGGGGCGCGGAACGCAAGTTCTGGCAGCGCGAGGGCGTGTTCAGCACGTCGGTGGGCTACGCCGGCGGCTTTACCCCGAACCCGACCTACGAAGAAGTCTGCTCGGGCTTGACCGGCCACAGCGAAGTGGTGCTGGTGGTCTACGAGCCGGAGAAAGTCAGCTATCAGGAACTGCTGGCGATGTTCTGGGAACTGCACAACCCGACCCAGGGCATGCGCCAGGGCAACGACATCGGCACCCAGTACCGCTCGGTGATCTATGCCACCAACCCGACCCAGCTGGAGCAGGCCAAGGCCAGCGAAAAAGTGTTCCAGGCCGAGCTGACCAAGGCCGGGCTGGGCGCCATCACCACGGAAATCGAAGAAGCCCCGACCTTCTACTACGCCGAGGCCTACCACCAGCAATACCTGGCGAAGAACCCGGAAGGCTACTGCGGGATCGGCGGCACAGGCGTGACCTGCCCGATCTGA
- a CDS encoding putative bifunctional diguanylate cyclase/phosphodiesterase: MKSQPDAASRMVAEVVTQLPVPSRLGMLRFERLNEASWALLFLDPNCERQFGLPAVELCALVGSPYASLMEPEARYQLHDAIQQQLTHSPHYLIRYTLHTAKGSLSLLELGEAYKQHNRHLLRGYFLVVDGLLDNDQPLSAPDLETQNSRLQIALELNQRAQQEQLQHLERVRAQQDLILLLARQRYSANNSLLEAAELITRSACDIYEIDYASIWNLEGQMLVPICVYHRDLQEYILPETIDASDFPDYLEALHTSRAIDAHNAMRDPRTREMAESLRPRNINAMLDASIRIDGQVVGVLCLEQVGNTRAWQSDEIAFAGELADQFAQVINNHNRRTATSALHLFQRAVEQSANAFLLVNCDGVVEYVNPSFTAITQYSTEEVHGHRLAELPALENLSELLFDAPSSLAKSNSWQGEFKSRRKNLEPYWGQLSISKVYGDNRELTHYIGIYEDITQTKLAQQRIERLAYTDNLTNLGNRPAFIRNLDERFARDSDSPISLLLVDIDNFKRINDSLGHQTGDKLLISLARRLRNSLSPSGSLARFASNEFAVLLDDTDLEAGQQIASQLLMTLDKPMFVDNQLISVTGSVGLACAPLHGRDPQTLMRNAGLALHKAKANGKHQVQVFTEALNAEASYKLFVENNLRRALTQNELDVFYQPKLCLRSGRLLGLEALLRWNHPEKGMIRPDQFISVAEETGLIIPIGKWIARQACRMSKQLTAAGLGNLQVAINLSPKQFSDPDLVASIASILKEEQLPASLLELELTEGLLLEATEDTHQQLDQLKKLGLTLAMDDFGTGYSSLSYLKKFPIDIIKIDRSFIHEIPANQDDMEITSAVIAMAHNLKIQVVAEGIETAEQLSFLRRHRCDVGQGYLFDRPIPGSELIDKLKRYPRGPIA; this comes from the coding sequence ATGAAAAGCCAACCCGATGCCGCCAGCCGTATGGTGGCCGAGGTAGTGACGCAGTTGCCCGTGCCCTCGCGGCTCGGCATGCTGCGTTTCGAACGGCTGAATGAAGCGAGCTGGGCCCTGCTGTTTCTCGACCCGAACTGTGAACGCCAATTCGGCCTGCCCGCCGTCGAGCTCTGCGCCCTGGTCGGCTCGCCCTATGCCAGCCTGATGGAGCCGGAAGCCCGTTATCAGTTGCACGATGCGATCCAGCAGCAACTGACCCACAGCCCGCATTATCTGATTCGCTACACCCTGCACACCGCCAAGGGCTCACTCAGCCTGCTGGAACTCGGCGAAGCCTACAAACAGCACAATCGACACCTGCTGCGTGGCTATTTTCTGGTGGTCGATGGCCTGCTCGACAACGATCAGCCGCTCTCCGCGCCCGACCTGGAAACCCAGAACAGTCGCCTGCAAATCGCCCTGGAACTCAATCAGCGCGCCCAGCAGGAACAACTCCAGCACCTCGAACGGGTGCGCGCCCAGCAAGACCTGATCCTGCTCCTGGCCCGCCAGCGCTATAGCGCCAACAACTCCCTGCTGGAAGCCGCCGAGCTGATCACCCGCAGCGCCTGCGACATCTACGAGATCGACTACGCCAGCATCTGGAACCTCGAAGGCCAGATGCTGGTGCCCATCTGCGTGTATCACCGTGACCTGCAGGAATACATCCTGCCGGAGACGATCGACGCCAGCGACTTCCCCGACTACCTCGAAGCCCTGCACACCAGCCGGGCCATCGATGCGCACAATGCCATGCGCGACCCGCGCACCCGGGAAATGGCCGAGAGCCTGCGCCCGCGCAATATCAACGCCATGCTCGACGCCAGTATCCGCATCGACGGCCAGGTGGTCGGCGTGCTGTGCCTGGAACAAGTGGGCAACACCCGCGCCTGGCAATCCGATGAAATCGCCTTTGCCGGCGAGCTGGCCGACCAGTTCGCCCAGGTCATCAACAACCACAACCGCCGTACCGCCACCAGCGCCCTGCACCTGTTCCAACGTGCAGTCGAGCAAAGCGCCAATGCCTTTCTGCTGGTCAATTGCGACGGCGTGGTGGAGTACGTCAACCCGAGCTTCACCGCGATCACCCAGTACAGCACCGAGGAAGTCCACGGCCATCGGCTGGCGGAACTGCCGGCGCTGGAGAACCTCAGCGAACTGCTGTTCGACGCGCCCTCCAGCCTGGCCAAGAGCAACAGCTGGCAGGGCGAGTTCAAGAGCCGGCGCAAGAACCTGGAGCCGTACTGGGGCCAGCTGTCGATCTCCAAGGTCTATGGCGACAACCGCGAACTGACCCACTACATCGGCATCTATGAAGATATCACCCAGACCAAGCTGGCCCAGCAACGCATCGAGCGCCTGGCCTACACCGACAACCTGACCAACCTGGGCAACCGCCCCGCCTTCATCCGCAACCTCGACGAACGCTTCGCCCGCGACAGCGACAGCCCCATCAGCCTGCTGCTGGTGGACATCGACAACTTCAAGCGGATCAACGACAGCCTCGGCCACCAGACCGGCGACAAGCTGCTGATCAGCCTGGCCCGGCGCCTGCGCAACAGCCTGAGCCCGAGCGGCAGCCTGGCGCGCTTCGCCAGTAACGAGTTCGCCGTGCTGCTGGACGACACCGACCTGGAGGCCGGCCAACAGATCGCCAGCCAATTGCTGATGACCCTCGACAAGCCGATGTTCGTCGACAACCAACTCATCAGCGTCACCGGCTCCGTGGGCCTGGCCTGCGCACCGCTGCACGGCCGCGACCCACAGACCCTGATGCGCAACGCCGGCCTGGCGCTGCACAAGGCCAAGGCCAACGGCAAACATCAGGTGCAGGTGTTTACCGAGGCCCTGAACGCCGAAGCCAGCTACAAGCTGTTCGTGGAAAACAACCTGCGCCGCGCCCTGACCCAGAACGAGCTGGACGTGTTCTACCAGCCCAAGCTGTGCCTGCGCAGCGGACGCCTGCTGGGCCTGGAGGCGCTGCTGCGCTGGAACCATCCGGAAAAGGGCATGATCCGCCCGGACCAGTTCATCAGCGTCGCCGAAGAGACCGGCCTGATCATCCCGATCGGCAAATGGATCGCGCGCCAGGCCTGCCGCATGAGCAAGCAGCTCACCGCCGCCGGCCTGGGCAATCTGCAGGTGGCGATCAACCTGTCGCCCAAGCAGTTTTCCGACCCGGACCTGGTGGCCTCCATCGCCAGCATCCTCAAGGAAGAACAGCTGCCCGCCTCGCTGCTGGAGCTGGAACTGACCGAAGGCCTGCTGCTGGAAGCCACCGAAGACACCCACCAGCAACTCGACCAGCTGAAAAAGCTCGGTCTGACCCTGGCCATGGACGACTTCGGCACCGGTTATTCGTCGCTGAGCTACTTGAAAAAATTCCCGATCGACATCATCAAGATCGATCGCAGCTTCATCCATGAAATCCCCGCCAACCAGGACGACATGGAAATCACCTCGGCGGTGATCGCCATGGCCCACAACCTGAAGATCCAGGTGGTGGCCGAGGGCATCGAAACCGCGGAGCAGCTGTCCTTCCTGCGTCGCCACCGCTGCGATGTCGGCCAGGGCTACCTGTTCGACCGGCCGATCCCCGGCTCGGAGCTGATCGACAAGCTCAAACGTTATCCGCGCGGCCCAATCGCCTGA
- the aceF gene encoding dihydrolipoyllysine-residue acetyltransferase: protein MSELIRVPDIGSGEGEVIELFVKVGDRIEADQSILTLESDKASMEVPAPKAGVIKSLKVKLGDRLKEGDELLELEVEGAAQAAPAPAAAPAAKAEAKPAAAPAAAPAAPAAASVQQVHVPDIGSSGKAQIIEIQVKVGDKVEADQSLITLESDKASMEIPSPAAGVVKAISVKLNDEVGTGDLILDLEVAGAAAPAAAAPAQATAPAAAAPAPAAAAPAAPVADSVQDIHVPDIGSAGKAKIIEVLVKAGDSVEADQSLITLESDKASMEIPSPAAGIVESVAIKLDDEVGTGDLILKLKVKGAAPAAAPAPAAAAAPSAPAPAAPAAAAPAAAPAAAPAKPGAKVHAGPAVRQLAREFGVELSAVGASGPHGRILKEDVQVYVKAMMQKAKEAPAAGGATGGAGIPPIPVVDFSRFGEIEEVPMTRLMQAGASNLHRSWLNVPHVTQFDSADITELEAFRIAQKAVAEKAGVKLTILPLLLKSCAHLLKELPDFNSSLAPSGKAIIRKKYVNIGFAVDTPDGLLVPVIKNVDQKSLLQLAAEAASLAEKARTKKLSADDMQGACFTISSLGHIGGTGFTPIVNAPEVAILGVSKATIQPVWDGKAFQPKLMLPLSLSYDHRVINGAAAARFTKRLSDLLADIRTILL from the coding sequence GTGAGCGAACTCATTCGCGTACCTGACATCGGCAGCGGTGAAGGTGAAGTAATCGAACTGTTTGTGAAGGTCGGCGACCGTATCGAAGCCGACCAGAGCATCCTGACGCTGGAATCGGACAAGGCGAGCATGGAAGTTCCGGCGCCCAAAGCCGGCGTCATCAAAAGCCTGAAAGTGAAGCTGGGCGATCGCCTGAAAGAAGGCGACGAGCTGCTGGAACTGGAAGTCGAGGGTGCCGCGCAAGCGGCTCCTGCGCCTGCCGCTGCACCGGCTGCCAAAGCCGAGGCCAAACCGGCTGCCGCTCCTGCTGCCGCGCCAGCTGCTCCTGCTGCCGCTTCGGTTCAGCAAGTGCACGTGCCGGATATCGGTTCGTCGGGCAAGGCCCAGATCATCGAGATCCAGGTCAAGGTCGGCGACAAGGTCGAGGCTGATCAATCGTTGATCACCCTGGAATCCGACAAGGCGAGCATGGAAATCCCATCGCCTGCCGCTGGCGTGGTCAAGGCCATCAGCGTCAAGCTCAACGACGAAGTCGGCACCGGCGACCTGATCCTGGATCTGGAAGTGGCAGGTGCTGCGGCCCCTGCCGCCGCCGCGCCTGCCCAGGCTACCGCTCCGGCCGCTGCTGCTCCGGCGCCAGCTGCCGCTGCCCCTGCTGCCCCGGTAGCCGACAGCGTCCAGGACATCCACGTCCCGGATATCGGTTCGGCCGGCAAGGCCAAGATCATCGAAGTGCTGGTCAAGGCTGGCGACAGCGTTGAAGCCGACCAGTCGCTGATCACCCTCGAATCCGACAAGGCCAGCATGGAAATTCCATCGCCTGCCGCCGGCATCGTGGAAAGCGTTGCGATCAAGCTGGACGACGAAGTCGGTACTGGCGACCTGATCCTCAAGCTGAAAGTCAAAGGCGCGGCACCTGCTGCTGCCCCGGCTCCAGCTGCCGCGGCTGCGCCAAGCGCTCCGGCACCTGCTGCTCCGGCTGCCGCTGCACCTGCTGCCGCCCCGGCCGCTGCACCTGCCAAGCCTGGCGCCAAAGTTCACGCAGGTCCTGCAGTGCGTCAACTGGCCCGTGAGTTCGGCGTCGAGCTGAGCGCTGTTGGCGCCAGCGGTCCGCACGGTCGCATCCTCAAGGAAGACGTGCAGGTTTACGTCAAAGCGATGATGCAAAAGGCCAAGGAAGCGCCAGCTGCTGGCGGCGCAACCGGTGGCGCGGGCATCCCGCCGATTCCGGTGGTGGACTTCAGCCGCTTCGGCGAGATCGAAGAAGTGCCGATGACCCGCCTGATGCAGGCTGGCGCATCGAACCTGCATCGCAGCTGGCTGAACGTGCCTCACGTCACCCAGTTCGACTCGGCCGATATCACCGAGCTGGAAGCCTTCCGGATCGCCCAGAAAGCCGTTGCAGAGAAGGCCGGCGTCAAGCTGACCATCCTGCCGCTGCTGCTGAAATCCTGCGCGCACCTGCTCAAGGAACTGCCGGACTTCAACAGTTCGCTGGCGCCTAGCGGCAAAGCGATCATCCGCAAGAAGTACGTGAACATCGGCTTCGCGGTCGACACTCCGGATGGCCTGCTGGTACCGGTGATCAAGAACGTCGATCAGAAGAGCCTGCTGCAACTGGCTGCCGAAGCCGCTTCCCTGGCTGAAAAAGCCCGGACCAAGAAGCTCTCGGCGGACGACATGCAGGGCGCCTGCTTCACCATCTCCAGCCTCGGTCACATTGGCGGCACCGGCTTCACGCCGATCGTCAACGCACCGGAAGTGGCGATCCTCGGCGTTTCCAAGGCCACCATCCAGCCAGTCTGGGACGGCAAAGCCTTCCAGCCGAAGCTGATGCTGCCGCTGTCGCTGTCCTACGATCACCGCGTGATCAACGGCGCCGCTGCCGCACGCTTCACCAAGCGTCTGAGCGATCTGCTGGCGGATATCCGCACCATCCTGCTGTAA